A window of Mycolicibacterium holsaticum DSM 44478 = JCM 12374 genomic DNA:
TCGCCGTGAAGACGACGCGGAGGATTCGCCGCGTGGAGGCAGCCTGCATATCGACGCTCCGTAGGTGTAACCCGGTGGTGCGGTTCACACTACGTCCGGTGGCGGTCGGCAACCGGGCAAATCCACAAACCGGGGACCGGGTCAACCGGGTTCGCACAGCACCAGTGGGATGGCGCCCCGGTGCGCCGGTAGATCCAGATATGGGCGCGCGCAAAGTATTTCATGATCAGCGCGAGCGGCCGTGAGTTGCGGATCCTGCCGGCCAGGCCAACCGGCCAGGCGCTAGGGTTCGCAGATCACGAGCGGGATCACCCGATCGGTCCAGGACTGGTAGTCCTCGTAGGTCGGATACATCTCGACCAGCCTCGGCCAGTATTTGGCGCGTTCCTCGTCGGTGGCATCGCGTGCGGTCAGATCCAGCACTTCTTTTTTGATCTGCACCTGCACCTTCGGGTTGGCCTTGATGTTGAGGTACCACATCGGGTGCTTGTCGCTGCCGCCCTTGGACGCGGCCACGACGACCACGTCGCCGTCGCGGTGAAAATACAACGGGCTGATCCGCGGCTGACCGGTCTTGCGGCCGGTCGTGGTCAGCAGCGCCACCGGGATGCCCTGAAAGTCGCTGCCGAAGCCTTCACCGTCGCTGCGGCGGTACATGTAGGTGTTGACCTTCGCCATCCACTTGATGAAGAAGTCCGCGGGCTTGGTGTCCATGAACCGGGGGCGCGACTTTGCCATGGCGGTCATCCTATGCTCGGGCAATGGACATCGTGTCGGACACCGACCGTATCGCGGCCGCTGATGCATACATCGAGGCGCTCGCCAGCCATCGCGCCGAGCAGGTGCCGTTCGCGCCGGCCTGCGTCCGCATCGAGGTGGGGCTCAAAACCGGGTTCTCCGGAAATCATTTGCGCCGCAGCCTGAACCGCGGACCGCAGTACCGCGTCATCGACGCAACCACCGACCGCGAGTTCCGCGTCGACGGCGATCACGTGCACGCGACGTTCACCGTCGTCACCAAGGCGACGCTGGCGGGCCGCCGCGTCGTCGCCGACGTCGACGAGACGTTTCTGATCCCGGCCGCCGACGGCAGAATCCACCACATTCGAGCGCGGATCCGTCCGCGCATCGCACGCGGCTGACCCAACGTTGGGTTATGCCACGGTGGTAACGCTGGTTGCGTGACACAAACCCGACACTGGGCCGGCTAGATCCGTTCGATGATCGTGCCGGTGGACAGCGCGCCGCCAGCGCACATCGTGATCAGCGCCGTGCTCTTGTCGGTGCGCTCGAGCTCGTGCAGCGCGGTGGTGATCAGCCGGCTACCGGTGCTGCCCACGGGGTGCCCCAGCGCGATGGCCCCGCCGTTGACGTTGACCTTGTCCATGTCGGGGTTGTGCACCCGGGCCCACGACAGCACGACCGAGGCGAACGCCTCGTTGATCTCGGTGATGTCGATGTCACCCATCTTCATGCCGGCCTTTTCCAGCACCTTGGCCGTCGACTGCACCGGGCCGTCGAGGTGGTAGTACGGCTCGGCGCCGACCAGGGCCTGGCTGACGATCCGCGCCCGCGGCTTCAGGCCGAGCGCGCGCGCCTTGTCCTCGTCCATCAACAGCACCGCGGCCGCACCGTCGGAGATCTGCGACGAGGTACCCGCGGTGTGGATACCGCCCTCGATCACCGGCTTGAGCGCGGCGAGGCCCTCCAGGGTGGTGTCGCGGAGCCCCTGGTCGCGGGTGACGACGTGCCGCTCGCTGGTCGGCTGCTTCTGTTCGTCGAGCACCGGCGCCTCGATGCCGCTGATCTCGCGGTCGAAACGACCCTCCGCCCACGCCTGCTTGGCCTTGGCCTGCGATTGGAAGCCGAACTCGTCGATGTCCTCGCGGGTGATGCCGCGGCGCTTGGCGATGCGCTCGGCGGCGGTGAACTGATCGGGCAGATCGATGTCCCAGGACGCCGGCCGCAGAATGCTGCGGTCGGGTCCGGCGTTGGCGCCCAGCCCCACCCGGCTCATCGCCTCGACGCCGCAGGCGATGCCGATGTCGATGGCGCCCGCCGCGATGAGGCCCGCGATCAACCCGTTGGCCTGCTGCCCGCTGCCGCACTGGCAGTCCACCGTCATCGCGCCGACGTGGTCGGGCAGGCCCGCTACCAGCCAGCTCACCCGGGTGATGTTGTTGGACTGCTCACCGAACTGGGTGACGCAGCCGCCGATTACCTGCTCGACGTCGCCGGCTTGGATCCCGGCCTTCTCGACGAGAGCCTTCTGAGTGGCACCCAACAACTCCGTGGCGTGCAGGCCGGACAACCATCCGTTCCGCTTACCGATGGGACTGCGAGTGGCTTCAACAATGACAGGGTTACCCATTACGTCAGGCTAGAACACGTTTCATTACCCTGACAAGCGAGGATGCTTACCTGCCTTTCATCTGCGCAGAAGGCATGTTTTACTGGCACTAGAACACGTTGCAGAAGTGTTGCAAAGGAGCCCACCGGATGTCTGGTCCGAACCTGCCCAAGGGATTCGATCCCCTCGATGCCGACCTGAACCTCAAGGGTCTGCCGGTCGCCGAGCTCGCCGAACTGCGCAAGTCCGACCCCATCCACTGGGTCGACGTCCCCGGGGGTACGGGCGGCTTCGGGGACAAAGGGTACTGGCTGGTCACCAAGCACGCCGACGTCAAGGAAGTGTCTCTGCGCAACGAGATCTTCGGCAGCTCGCCGGACGGCGCCATCCCGGTCTGGCCGCAGGACATGACGCGGGAGGCCATCGACCTGCAGCGCAACGTGCTGCTCAACATGGACGCGCCGCAGCACACCCGGCTGCGCAAGATCATTTCCCGTGGCTTCACCCCCAGGGCGATCGGGCGCCTCGAGGACGAACTGCGCGCCCGCGCGCAGAAGATCGCCGAGACCGCGGCCGCACAGGAAAGCGGCGACTTCGTCGAACAGGTGTCCTGCGAGCTGCCGCTGCAGGCCATCGCCGAGCTGCTCGGTGTCCCGCAGGAGGACCGCGACAAGATCTTCCGCTGGTCCAACGAGATGACCGCCGGTGAGGACCCGGAGTACGCCGACGTCGATCCCGCGATGTCATCGGTCGAGCTGA
This region includes:
- a CDS encoding nitroreductase family deazaflavin-dependent oxidoreductase, with translation MAKSRPRFMDTKPADFFIKWMAKVNTYMYRRSDGEGFGSDFQGIPVALLTTTGRKTGQPRISPLYFHRDGDVVVVAASKGGSDKHPMWYLNIKANPKVQVQIKKEVLDLTARDATDEERAKYWPRLVEMYPTYEDYQSWTDRVIPLVICEP
- a CDS encoding steroid 3-ketoacyl-CoA thiolase, producing MGNPVIVEATRSPIGKRNGWLSGLHATELLGATQKALVEKAGIQAGDVEQVIGGCVTQFGEQSNNITRVSWLVAGLPDHVGAMTVDCQCGSGQQANGLIAGLIAAGAIDIGIACGVEAMSRVGLGANAGPDRSILRPASWDIDLPDQFTAAERIAKRRGITREDIDEFGFQSQAKAKQAWAEGRFDREISGIEAPVLDEQKQPTSERHVVTRDQGLRDTTLEGLAALKPVIEGGIHTAGTSSQISDGAAAVLLMDEDKARALGLKPRARIVSQALVGAEPYYHLDGPVQSTAKVLEKAGMKMGDIDITEINEAFASVVLSWARVHNPDMDKVNVNGGAIALGHPVGSTGSRLITTALHELERTDKSTALITMCAGGALSTGTIIERI